One Scytonema millei VB511283 DNA window includes the following coding sequences:
- a CDS encoding DUF3611 family protein translates to MSELIQNSLPTPTKQRFAATFRVVSRFSFWIQLALASTSGIILIFAVFSRSLSAVTNNAAIGFSIFFAVIGVLLAAFRIFWAFRGRVLARRLQSSDRTVHPRKEEVIQALKIGLIASFVGMLLAFIASEVSAIAVLSQSLAVPQGIAVYQQGNVIRSFDILVILANVNLIGTHLVGSLTSLGLLEWID, encoded by the coding sequence ATGTCTGAGTTAATCCAAAATTCTCTTCCAACCCCAACGAAACAGCGATTTGCTGCTACTTTTCGCGTTGTCAGCCGCTTTAGCTTCTGGATACAGTTGGCGTTAGCTAGTACTTCCGGTATTATTTTAATCTTTGCCGTCTTTAGCCGCAGCCTCAGTGCAGTCACAAATAATGCAGCCATTGGTTTTAGTATCTTTTTTGCTGTAATTGGCGTATTACTTGCTGCTTTTAGAATATTTTGGGCATTTAGAGGACGAGTTTTAGCCAGACGCTTGCAGTCGAGCGATCGCACCGTGCATCCGCGCAAAGAAGAAGTAATTCAAGCTTTGAAGATTGGTTTAATCGCGAGTTTTGTGGGAATGTTGTTAGCTTTTATCGCATCTGAGGTTAGCGCGATCGCCGTGCTATCACAATCTTTAGCTGTACCCCAAGGCATAGCTGTGTACCAGCAGGGAAATGTGATTCGTTCGTTCGATATTCTTGTCATCCTAGCTAATGTCAATTTAATTGGTACTCACTTAGTTGGTAGTCTTACTTCTTTAGGACTACTCGAATGGATAGACTAA
- a CDS encoding YIP1 family protein has translation MLNSLYTTFFKPVEMRFSAQVAISIGLLIIFILAFNAAGAAGLGVGGIIGFALLFLFAGLLGWFWLSAAVNLLAQLLGGRADGRATMQAIATGLYPLIFTAPAIAMSRWSEALGDLFSFLISIAVLVTLTIAIHRVHEISWWKAIFCLAIAITASFFALSGLILWPVMIILGM, from the coding sequence ATGCTCAATTCTCTCTACACCACATTTTTTAAACCAGTTGAAATGAGATTTTCCGCTCAAGTTGCGATCTCAATTGGGTTGCTAATCATCTTTATACTGGCATTCAATGCAGCAGGTGCGGCAGGACTGGGTGTAGGTGGAATTATCGGATTTGCATTACTGTTTCTGTTTGCTGGGTTGTTGGGGTGGTTTTGGTTATCTGCGGCGGTGAATTTACTAGCACAGTTATTGGGCGGACGAGCAGATGGACGTGCCACCATGCAAGCGATCGCTACTGGTCTTTATCCCCTGATTTTTACTGCGCCAGCGATCGCGATGAGTCGATGGTCTGAGGCTTTGGGAGATTTGTTCTCTTTTCTCATCAGCATCGCCGTGTTAGTAACGCTGACAATTGCTATCCATCGCGTACATGAAATCAGTTGGTGGAAAGCTATTTTCTGTTTGGCGATCGCGATAACTGCTTCCTTTTTTGCCCTATCAGGTTTAATCCTCTGGCCAGTAATGATTATTCTAGGAATGTAA
- a CDS encoding heavy metal translocating P-type ATPase, with translation MKGDGRGQAQHQERSHHEEHNPHHAHHQHEQRADTPHHGHAGHSGHGGHAGHHDPAIFKRRFFICLALTIPILYFSAQLQEWLGYEAIAFPGSNWISPILSIVIYFYGGWVFLRGAWSELHSKIGMMTLIALAITVAFVYSIAVSLGLPGMPFYWELATLVDIMLLGHWIEMASVAGASRALENLAELVPTQAHRLQGSKIEDVPVSEIAVEDIILIRPGEQIPNDGVVIEGDTSVDESFLTGESRPVTKQQGDEVVAGSVNGEGSVQVKVTRIGGETTISQIMRLVEEAQGSRSRYQVLADRTAYWLTLIAIAAGTITFVVWLWLSDLLFAINRSVTVLVITCPHALGLAIPLVIANSTGLAAKNGILVRNRDALERAKDIKTMAFDKTGTLTEGRFGVQKVYVDRVDEMTALAIAAALETPSEHPLAKAVVTAAQQQRLDLPQMSDFKTVTGRGVEGKIRGQIYRIGRPEWVSEQKLPISASLQAGLAKADERGESAVVLMDDRQAIAVISMADRVRERARQAVNQLHAKNIQVVMITGDAQAVAKTVAQDLGIDRYYARVLPEEKVKIISQLKREGATAFVGDGINDAAALLEANIGIAIGAGTNVAIESADLVLIEDDPLDAVKALNLAQKTYSKMIQNLFWATGYNVIAIPLAAGVAYAWGILLSPAIGALLMSLSTVIVAINAVLLRRAKLA, from the coding sequence ATGAAAGGAGATGGTAGGGGACAGGCGCAGCACCAAGAGCGATCGCATCATGAGGAGCATAACCCACATCACGCTCATCACCAGCACGAGCAACGTGCAGATACTCCTCATCACGGACACGCCGGACATTCTGGACATGGGGGACACGCCGGACATCACGATCCGGCAATTTTCAAGCGAAGGTTCTTTATCTGTTTAGCCCTCACCATCCCCATCCTCTATTTCTCTGCACAATTGCAAGAGTGGCTGGGATACGAAGCGATCGCTTTCCCTGGTTCTAACTGGATTAGTCCTATCCTCAGTATTGTCATTTACTTCTATGGTGGCTGGGTATTTTTGCGCGGAGCCTGGAGCGAACTGCACAGCAAAATCGGCATGATGACGCTGATTGCATTGGCTATTACCGTAGCTTTTGTATACAGTATTGCCGTTTCCCTCGGTTTGCCTGGGATGCCTTTTTACTGGGAACTGGCAACACTGGTAGATATTATGTTGCTAGGACACTGGATTGAGATGGCTTCTGTAGCAGGAGCCAGCCGCGCTTTAGAGAATCTAGCCGAACTCGTGCCAACGCAAGCTCATCGATTGCAAGGCAGCAAAATCGAAGATGTGCCTGTGAGTGAAATTGCTGTAGAAGATATCATTCTGATTCGTCCAGGGGAACAGATCCCCAATGACGGCGTGGTAATTGAAGGAGATACGAGCGTGGACGAGTCCTTTCTTACAGGAGAGTCTCGTCCCGTTACCAAACAACAGGGGGATGAAGTCGTCGCTGGTTCTGTCAATGGTGAGGGTTCGGTACAAGTTAAAGTCACCCGTATTGGTGGCGAAACCACAATTAGTCAAATTATGCGCTTGGTGGAGGAGGCACAAGGATCGAGAAGCCGCTACCAAGTATTAGCCGATCGCACTGCATATTGGTTGACGCTAATCGCGATCGCGGCTGGTACGATTACGTTTGTCGTTTGGCTGTGGCTAAGCGATCTACTATTTGCCATCAATCGCAGCGTCACCGTACTCGTGATTACCTGTCCTCACGCTTTGGGGTTGGCGATTCCCCTGGTGATTGCTAATTCTACAGGTCTAGCCGCCAAAAACGGGATCTTGGTACGCAACCGCGATGCGCTGGAACGGGCAAAAGATATTAAAACAATGGCATTTGATAAGACTGGAACCCTAACAGAAGGTCGGTTTGGCGTACAAAAAGTTTACGTCGATCGCGTGGATGAGATGACAGCATTAGCGATCGCTGCTGCTTTAGAAACTCCTTCCGAACATCCCTTAGCTAAAGCCGTCGTGACAGCCGCCCAACAACAAAGGCTGGATTTACCGCAGATGTCTGACTTCAAAACGGTAACGGGTAGGGGAGTAGAGGGCAAGATTCGCGGTCAAATCTACCGAATTGGACGACCAGAATGGGTATCGGAACAAAAATTGCCCATCTCTGCATCTCTGCAAGCAGGATTAGCAAAAGCAGACGAACGAGGTGAGAGTGCGGTCGTGTTGATGGACGATCGCCAAGCTATTGCCGTCATCTCGATGGCAGATCGAGTCAGAGAACGGGCGCGTCAAGCCGTGAATCAATTACACGCCAAGAACATTCAAGTCGTGATGATTACTGGCGATGCCCAAGCTGTTGCAAAAACAGTGGCTCAAGATTTAGGGATCGATCGCTATTACGCCCGCGTTTTACCGGAAGAAAAGGTCAAAATTATCAGCCAGTTGAAACGAGAAGGAGCAACTGCGTTTGTGGGGGATGGTATCAACGATGCTGCTGCTCTTTTAGAAGCAAATATTGGCATTGCGATCGGTGCGGGAACGAATGTCGCAATTGAATCGGCAGATTTAGTCCTAATTGAGGACGATCCGCTCGATGCCGTCAAAGCTTTAAATTTGGCACAGAAGACTTATAGCAAGATGATTCAAAACCTGTTCTGGGCGACGGGATACAACGTCATTGCAATTCCTCTGGCTGCTGGAGTTGCGTATGCTTGGGGAATTCTGTTATCTCCTGCCATAGGTGCGTTATTGATGAGTCTTTCTACGGTAATTGTGGCAATTAATGCCGTGCTGTTGCGCCGCGCCAAGCTGGCTTAA
- the sppA gene encoding signal peptide peptidase SppA, producing the protein MRLDRIFALVIIVICLLAALGNWLGGRTPRAETAMSPGGTGSTANVALIEIYGTISDRPTTPFGSVDNSNSNAIIKSIRQARKDGVKAFLLHINSPGGTAAASQAIYNELMRVRQETPIQIVASFGDVAASGGYYVASAAHHIVANPATTTGSIGVIIRTQNLSPLLNKIGVETGNIKSGQYKDILSPFRDLSTGEQTILQGIVSESYQQFLNAIVAGRNISLEQLKPLADGRIFTGAQAQQVKLVDSLGNTHDALIKAAQLAKISGEPSVRNYSSPGWQDSLGIFFSTSLEQFLPSYRELQMARWQKIPLALWE; encoded by the coding sequence GTGCGCTTAGATCGAATTTTTGCCTTAGTCATAATTGTTATTTGCTTGCTGGCAGCACTGGGAAATTGGCTGGGTGGTCGCACTCCTAGAGCTGAAACTGCCATGTCTCCAGGTGGGACAGGTAGCACAGCTAACGTTGCTTTAATCGAAATCTACGGCACAATTAGCGATCGCCCCACAACTCCTTTCGGTAGCGTTGATAATTCTAATTCTAATGCCATTATTAAATCGATTCGGCAAGCTCGTAAAGACGGAGTAAAAGCATTTTTATTGCACATTAATAGTCCTGGTGGTACTGCTGCTGCTTCTCAGGCTATTTATAACGAACTGATGCGAGTCCGCCAAGAAACTCCAATTCAGATTGTTGCCAGTTTCGGCGACGTTGCCGCTTCCGGAGGGTATTACGTCGCTAGCGCGGCTCATCATATTGTCGCTAACCCCGCCACTACGACAGGTTCAATTGGAGTGATTATTCGCACTCAAAATTTATCTCCTTTACTAAATAAAATTGGAGTGGAAACAGGTAACATCAAAAGCGGTCAGTACAAAGATATTCTCTCGCCATTTCGAGATCTTTCAACTGGAGAACAGACAATTTTACAAGGGATTGTCAGCGAATCCTATCAACAATTTCTGAATGCTATAGTTGCGGGTCGTAACATTTCGTTAGAACAACTGAAACCACTAGCAGATGGACGGATATTTACAGGCGCTCAAGCACAACAAGTTAAGTTAGTCGATTCCTTGGGAAATACCCACGATGCTTTAATAAAAGCAGCTCAATTAGCCAAAATTTCTGGAGAACCGAGCGTGCGTAACTACTCTTCTCCTGGCTGGCAAGATTCTTTGGGCATCTTTTTCTCAACATCCTTAGAACAGTTTCTTCCCAGTTATCGAGAATTGCAAATGGCTCGCTGGCAGAAAATTCCGCTAGCTTTATGGGAATAA
- a CDS encoding general stress protein, whose product MATQQYKRAVGVFRSRREAENALNALRDSGFSTDRVSVLAKDADRNEEIAGVGVQDRNDMKDRGDNESPEGAGIGAVTGTALGGVGGLLVGLEALIIPGVGPFLAAGTVATTLAGAGIGAAAGAIVGALTGLGIPEEDAKAYDKRISQGDYLVMIEGTQSEIDRAGSLLRDRGIQQWNVYDMEGGDRADVTTSPAPMNRQTATYTDENVGDRRTIDLDKDDRPEVEIVDKREEIR is encoded by the coding sequence ATGGCAACTCAACAATACAAACGTGCAGTTGGTGTATTTCGCAGCCGTAGAGAAGCTGAAAACGCACTGAACGCATTAAGAGATTCCGGTTTTTCAACGGATCGAGTATCCGTGTTGGCTAAAGACGCAGACCGCAACGAAGAGATTGCAGGCGTAGGCGTACAAGACCGCAACGACATGAAAGATCGCGGTGACAACGAATCACCAGAAGGCGCTGGGATTGGTGCTGTAACTGGTACTGCTTTGGGTGGTGTTGGCGGCTTACTAGTAGGTCTAGAAGCTTTGATTATTCCAGGTGTCGGTCCATTTCTAGCAGCTGGGACTGTGGCAACCACCTTAGCTGGTGCTGGGATCGGTGCAGCAGCAGGTGCAATTGTAGGCGCATTGACTGGATTGGGAATTCCTGAAGAGGATGCTAAAGCTTACGACAAGCGCATATCTCAAGGCGATTACTTGGTAATGATCGAAGGTACGCAGTCAGAGATCGATCGCGCAGGTTCCCTGTTAAGAGATCGGGGCATCCAGCAGTGGAACGTGTACGATATGGAGGGCGGCGATCGCGCTGATGTTACTACCTCTCCTGCGCCAATGAATCGGCAAACAGCAACTTACACGGATGAGAATGTAGGCGATCGCCGAACCATAGATCTAGACAAAGACGATCGCCCTGAAGTTGAAATTGTCGATAAGCGAGAAGAGATTCGCTAG
- a CDS encoding four-helix bundle copper-binding protein → MPHQQYQTSIDAAIHCAYECEHCADECLGSMPECARLCRDCAQICWTIAGFMSRSSRFIPNVVRACIDICEACASECEKHDNPHCQNCAKACRQAVEEYRKIAGIAAARA, encoded by the coding sequence ATGCCTCATCAACAATATCAAACTAGTATTGACGCTGCAATTCACTGCGCTTACGAGTGCGAACACTGTGCCGATGAGTGTTTGGGTTCGATGCCAGAATGCGCTCGGCTGTGCCGCGACTGCGCTCAAATCTGTTGGACGATCGCAGGTTTTATGAGTCGCAGTTCCCGCTTCATTCCGAATGTCGTTCGTGCCTGCATAGATATCTGCGAAGCTTGTGCTAGCGAGTGCGAAAAGCACGATAACCCACACTGCCAGAACTGTGCTAAAGCTTGCCGTCAAGCAGTGGAAGAATATCGCAAGATTGCAGGCATTGCCGCAGCACGAGCCTAG
- a CDS encoding PRC-barrel domain-containing protein, whose amino-acid sequence MALLKLKDLYPQMINRMRDSAVIGFTVYANEDEKVGTVKDILVDEDTGKFRYLIVDLGFWIFGKEVLLPIEKARVSAVERRVDAEGLTKEQAENLPEFNDDLKLDRDREARVSNAYHPANNNPSIQPGPIAPIDPMVLNTTATLNKPS is encoded by the coding sequence ATGGCTTTACTAAAACTGAAAGATCTCTATCCGCAGATGATAAATAGAATGAGAGATAGTGCTGTTATTGGATTTACTGTGTATGCAAATGAAGACGAAAAAGTTGGCACAGTCAAAGATATTTTAGTGGATGAAGACACGGGAAAGTTTCGATATCTGATTGTCGATCTTGGTTTTTGGATTTTTGGAAAAGAAGTTTTACTTCCAATAGAAAAAGCGCGAGTAAGTGCTGTAGAAAGAAGAGTGGACGCTGAAGGATTAACAAAAGAACAAGCAGAGAATTTACCTGAATTTAATGACGATTTGAAACTCGACCGCGATCGTGAAGCTCGCGTCAGCAATGCTTATCATCCTGCAAACAACAATCCTTCAATTCAACCAGGGCCGATCGCGCCAATCGATCCAATGGTATTGAATACTACTGCAACTTTAAACAAACCGTCATGA